The genomic DNA AAACCCAAAGACCAAAGAACCCGCAACCGTTATTATTGAATACAGCTCGCTAAACCTTGCAGCGCTCGCCAAAATAACCCCCAAAAGCGCCATAACAAGCGGAATGCCAAACACTATCAGGTAAGAAAGAGTTACGGCTTTTCCCAAAATTTCCACCTCCACAATATCGCCTACCTTGGCGCCCAGGTCGTTTTTTATAATAATACTGACATTGCCGCCTTGGTCAATAGAACATGCCCTGCATTTGTCGCAAGCCGATGTTCTTTTGAATTGAACTTGGACATTATCGTCCATTATTGCCGTAACTTTTCCCCGTTCTAGCATATGCCTTCCTTTTTTATTCTAGGTCTATCTTGATTGACAGTTCTTTAAGCTG from Clostridiales bacterium includes the following:
- a CDS encoding SoxR reducing system RseC family protein, translating into MLERGKVTAIMDDNVQVQFKRTSACDKCRACSIDQGGNVSIIIKNDLGAKVGDIVEVEILGKAVTLSYLIVFGIPLVMALLGVILASAARFSELYSIITVAGSLVFGFLVVFVIDKIIAKNQKFAPKIIRVYNQNSK